The following nucleotide sequence is from Bacillus sp. (in: firmicutes).
AATACAAAAGCAAGTGGCGAAAAACGGCTCGTTTTTCGCCACTTGCTTTATTTTAGGGACTTATCGGACAGTCCCTTTTTCTTTGGGGAATTTTCGGTCATTAAAGGGGAATCTCGATTCGATGTCGAAAGAAAAAAAGAGAATAAAAAAAGGAAGGGGAAAAAATGAAATTTGAACAATATACATACGAACGACCAAACATGAATGAAATTGAACAGCATTTTCATTATGCTCTTAAACAAATGAAAGAGGCTTCCACTTTCCAAGTGCACATGGAAGCGATTGAAGAAATAAATCAAATTCGACGCGACTTTAATACAATGTATACATTATGCTCTATTCGCTATTCCATTGATACAACGAACGAATTTTACAAAAAGGAACAGGATTATTTGGATGAAGTTAGCCCACAAATGGAAGGTCTTGTTTCTAAATATTATGAGGCGCTCGTCAATTCCAACTATCGAAAAGAACTTGAGAAAAAGTGGGGAACGCATTTATTTCAATTAGCAGAATGTCAATTAAAAACGTTTACCCCAGAAATTATCCCACTTTTACAACAAGAAAATAAATTGGTGACCGAGTACACGGAATTAATTGCGTCTGCCAAAATTATGTTTGAAGGGGAAGAACGCACCTTAGCTCAATTACAGCCGTTTGTTGAATCACCAGATCGGAATATGCGAAAACGAGCCATTGAAGCACGATTTTCGTTTTTTGCCGAGCACGAAGAAAAATTGGATCAGTTGTATGATGATTTAGTAAAAGTACGTACAGAAATCGCTCACAAATTAGGGTTTAAAAACTTCATCGAACTCGGTTATTTACGTTTACAACGGACGGATTATGATGCGTCCATGGTAAAAACATATCGAGAGCAAATAAAACAACATATTGTTCCGCTTGCCACTGAATTACGGAAAAGACAAGCAAAGCGCATCGGTGTGGATGAACTGAAATTTTATGATGAAAGCTTTAATTTTCCGTCAGGGAACGCTCAGCCAAAAGGAGATGCTACTTGGATTTTGCAGCATGGCAAAACGATGTATCATGAGTTGTCCAAAGAAACAAAAGAATTTATTGACTTTTTGTTAGACCGTCATCTTATGGATGTAGAAGCGAAAAAAGGAAAAGCAAGCGGAGGTTATTGTACGTATATAGATAATTATCAAGCACCGTTTATTTTCTCTAACTTTAATGGAACTTCTGGTGATATTGATGTGTTAACCCACGAAGCTGGACATGCGTTTCAAGTGTATTCAAGTAGACATTTTACCGTTCCAGAATACTTGTGGCCAACATTGGAAGCTTGTGAAATTCACTCCATGAGCATGGAATTTTTTACATGGCCGTGGATGCACCTATTTTTTGAAGAAGATACCGATAAATATAAATTTACGCATTTAACAGGTGCGCTGTTATTCTTACCTTATGGTGTAGCGGTGGATGAATTTCAACATTTCGTTTACGAACATTACGAAGCATCTCCTGAAGAGCGTAAGAAAAAATGGCGGGAACTTGAACAAACGTATTTACCGCACCGTGATTACGATGGATTGGATTATTTAGAACGAGGGGGCTTCTGGCAACGCCAAGGGCATATTTATAGCGATCCATTCTATTATATTGATTACACTCTAGCGCAAATATGTGCCCTTCAGTTTTGGAAAAGAAGTCAAGAAAACCACGATCAAGCATGGGAGGACTATCTTCACTTATGTCAACTTGGTGGCAGTCTACCGTTTACCGAATTAGTAAAAGAGGCGAAATTATTGTCCCCGTTTGCAGAAGGGTGTGTGGCTTCTACGATTCAACCAATACGAGAATGGTTAAATCAAATCAACGACAAAGCCTTATAACCAAAAAAGCTGATTCCATGTTGAATGGGGAATCAGCTTTTTTTTTGGCGGATTATGTGTAGCGATGAAAGAAAAGTGCTTTTTTCACTTCTAATTAACTGGCTTGGACATATGGTAGAAGTATAGGGTGGGAAACGATTCGAAAGTGGGGAACGTGATGAGTAATCGATTGAGTGGCGCCATTCAAGTGGCGGCTGTATATATTGGAACGGTAGTTGGTGCTGGATTTGCGACAGGGAGGGAAATAGTCGAGTTTTTTACTCGTTTTGGCTTTATTGGTTTTTTATCCATTTTATTAAGTGGTTATTTATTCATAATGATGGGCACAAAATTAATGGAACACGCTATTGAGATTCAAGCTCAATCGTATGAAGAATTTAATGAATATCTATTTGGGCGGAGACTCGGAAAATGGATGAATGTATTAGTCATGTTGATGTTACTTGGAGTAGGTTCGGTTATGCTTGCAGGAGCTGGAGCAGTTTTTACCGAACAGCTCGGATTACATAAAGAAATTGGAATTGGCTTAACAATTGGGTTAGCCTTTATTGTGATGATGGTTGGGGTCAAAGGGCTATTTCTTGTCAACACATTCGTCGTTCCCCTCATGATTTTATTTAACTTCCTGTTAATGATTTATTCTATTCAATCGGCAAACTTTACCACCTCTTTTTTGATGATTCCTTTTGCAGAAGATGGATGGAAATCGGTCGTTGCTCCGTTTTCTTATACTGCGTTTAATTTATGCTTAGCCCAAGCCGTTCTCGTGCCCATTGCCACTGAAGTTAATGATAAAAAAACCATTCGTTTAGGTGGATGGTTAGGAGGAGGATTTTTAACAGTTATTTTAATTACTAGCCATATGACACTTGTTACCTTACCGAACGTTCATTTATACGAAATTCCAATGGCTATTGTGATGAAAGGCGCAATCCAATTTCTTTATTGGATTTATGTATTTATTATTTTTGCGGAAATTTTTACTTCGGTTATCGGGAACAGCTACGGGTTAGAAAAGCAATTAAGGGCCCATGTTCCCCTGCATAGCATGTGGATTTATGGAGGGCTATTTACGATTATGACGATCATTAGTCAGTTGGATTATAGTATGTTGTTATCGTTGTTATATCCACTATTTGGGTACGTCAGTTTATTGTTTTTAATCATATTATGGATAAAGCCAAAGGTAAGGACGTAAAGGCTCCGCATAACCTTACAAACTTTCCCCAAAATTTGATGGACTAATCAGAGGCTATTGTGTCAATGTGTTTGTATTTTTTATAGGCAATGTTTTATGTCATAGTTGATTTTTGTTATTCACATGAAGCGAAAGGTGGCGACTCCAGCGGGAACAAGAAGCCGCAAGACCCATACTTGAGCGTAGCAAGGGAAGCGGCTTGCGGCTTGCCCGCGGAAAGCGTCCGCCACAAGCGAAATGTATAATTATCAATAGTATCGTTTAACAGAGCCTTTTTATAAAGAATTCTCCAGATATAAATAAGGACGCCGACAGACCATCGGCGTCCTTTTTAATGGAAAGGAAAGACGATAAATATAAGGATATCTACTACAAGATGGGAAACAATAAGCAACGGAATGCTTCGTTTCCATTCAAATAATGCTCCCCAAACAAGTCCACCGACGAAAGCGGCAATCATTAACGCCCATTTTCCAGCATACCAAAACACCGAAGCACCTAAGAAAGAAGCAATGATTATTGCGAGAGCAGGTTGAAAG
It contains:
- a CDS encoding M3 family oligoendopeptidase; the encoded protein is MKFEQYTYERPNMNEIEQHFHYALKQMKEASTFQVHMEAIEEINQIRRDFNTMYTLCSIRYSIDTTNEFYKKEQDYLDEVSPQMEGLVSKYYEALVNSNYRKELEKKWGTHLFQLAECQLKTFTPEIIPLLQQENKLVTEYTELIASAKIMFEGEERTLAQLQPFVESPDRNMRKRAIEARFSFFAEHEEKLDQLYDDLVKVRTEIAHKLGFKNFIELGYLRLQRTDYDASMVKTYREQIKQHIVPLATELRKRQAKRIGVDELKFYDESFNFPSGNAQPKGDATWILQHGKTMYHELSKETKEFIDFLLDRHLMDVEAKKGKASGGYCTYIDNYQAPFIFSNFNGTSGDIDVLTHEAGHAFQVYSSRHFTVPEYLWPTLEACEIHSMSMEFFTWPWMHLFFEEDTDKYKFTHLTGALLFLPYGVAVDEFQHFVYEHYEASPEERKKKWRELEQTYLPHRDYDGLDYLERGGFWQRQGHIYSDPFYYIDYTLAQICALQFWKRSQENHDQAWEDYLHLCQLGGSLPFTELVKEAKLLSPFAEGCVASTIQPIREWLNQINDKAL